One stretch of Saccharopolyspora erythraea DNA includes these proteins:
- a CDS encoding CoA transferase gives MTLSPTSSGSRCAVASEVAARNLALLPDLPPDEPECEIDWAGPVDLPLGGETAVQAACGIMHVHGRAFGRPTPLAVDYASATAGVLAAQGVLAVRIARARGLELRGVRTSVSQAALIAVSQYLAAATADDPEEPRPAGAPDLRSSDGVWFEIETLDALDWLRFWSVLEADPGAVRRGWRPFQQRFATATCALPAPLRETAASRTFAAITEAATATGISVLPVRDRPGHPADVPAWRITPMPEGEVRPSGRPGALPLEGLVVVESTRRVQGPVAGHLLRLLGAEVVRIEPPGGDPMRGIPPMAGDCSARFSALNAGKRVVELDLKSAAGRRGVHELVADADVFLHNWAPGKAEQLGLDACDLARSRPGLIHAWASGWGPEFGEDPPLGTDFLVQAHSGLAAAVGPDGAAPRPSLMTLTDVMGGLVCAQGVLAALLNRLLTRRGARVDSSLFSAAGVIPRARTTSRGPLRTADGFLVLEPESWGQVAAALAPGAGPEDVETRCAAAPTVALQDVLRAAGVNATAVCTDLRALAADPRFGRALGSAEHAFPLAPWEFS, from the coding sequence ATGACCCTCTCACCCACGTCGAGCGGTTCCCGCTGCGCGGTGGCCTCGGAGGTCGCCGCGCGGAACCTGGCGCTGCTACCGGACCTCCCGCCCGACGAGCCCGAATGCGAGATCGACTGGGCGGGCCCCGTGGACCTGCCGCTGGGCGGCGAGACCGCCGTGCAGGCCGCGTGCGGGATCATGCACGTCCACGGTCGTGCCTTCGGCCGACCGACGCCGCTCGCGGTGGACTACGCGTCCGCGACCGCCGGCGTGCTCGCAGCCCAGGGCGTTCTCGCCGTGCGCATCGCACGGGCCAGGGGACTGGAGCTGCGCGGCGTGCGCACGTCGGTGAGCCAGGCGGCGCTGATCGCCGTGTCGCAGTACCTGGCCGCGGCCACTGCCGACGATCCCGAGGAGCCCCGGCCGGCCGGAGCACCGGATTTGCGCTCGTCCGACGGAGTCTGGTTCGAGATCGAGACCCTCGACGCACTGGACTGGCTGCGGTTCTGGAGCGTGCTGGAGGCCGACCCGGGTGCGGTGCGGCGGGGCTGGCGGCCGTTCCAGCAACGGTTCGCGACCGCCACCTGCGCGCTTCCCGCGCCGCTGCGGGAGACCGCGGCGAGCCGGACCTTCGCCGCGATCACCGAGGCTGCGACCGCCACCGGCATCAGCGTGCTGCCCGTCCGGGACCGGCCCGGCCATCCGGCAGACGTCCCCGCGTGGCGCATCACGCCGATGCCGGAAGGCGAAGTCCGCCCATCCGGGCGGCCCGGCGCGCTGCCGCTGGAGGGTCTGGTCGTCGTGGAGTCGACGCGGCGCGTCCAGGGCCCCGTCGCGGGGCATCTGCTGCGGCTGCTCGGCGCCGAGGTCGTGCGCATCGAGCCACCCGGAGGCGACCCGATGCGCGGCATCCCGCCGATGGCGGGGGACTGCTCGGCGCGCTTCAGCGCCCTCAACGCGGGCAAGCGGGTCGTCGAACTGGACCTGAAGTCCGCCGCCGGGCGGCGGGGCGTCCACGAACTCGTCGCCGACGCCGACGTCTTCCTGCACAACTGGGCGCCGGGCAAGGCCGAGCAGCTGGGGCTGGACGCCTGCGACCTGGCGCGCAGCCGGCCAGGTCTGATCCACGCGTGGGCGTCGGGCTGGGGTCCGGAGTTCGGGGAGGACCCGCCGCTGGGAACGGACTTCCTGGTGCAGGCCCACAGCGGGCTGGCCGCGGCCGTCGGTCCGGACGGCGCGGCACCGCGGCCGTCGCTGATGACCCTCACCGACGTCATGGGCGGTCTGGTGTGCGCGCAGGGCGTGCTGGCAGCACTGCTGAACCGGCTGCTGACCCGTCGAGGCGCCAGGGTCGACTCGTCGTTGTTCTCGGCCGCAGGGGTGATTCCCCGGGCGAGAACCACTTCTCGCGGTCCATTGCGGACAGCGGACGGATTCCTCGTGTTGGAGCCGGAATCGTGGGGCCAGGTCGCCGCCGCGCTCGCACCGGGCGCCGGGCCTGAAGACGTCGAGACGCGTTGCGCTGCCGCGCCGACCGTCGCACTGCAGGACGTCCTCCGCGCCGCGGGCGTCAACGCGACCGCGGTGTGCACCGACCTGCGGGCGTTGGCGGCCGACCCCCGGTTCGGCCGGGCGCTGGGTAGCGCGGAGCACGCCTTCCCACTCGCACCTTGGGAGTTCTCATGA
- a CDS encoding class I SAM-dependent methyltransferase, producing MPVTDTGEQAGYVFDNDNAHSGGHHRFLASAHDPMTIARLAETGVGSGWRCLEVGAGGGSVAVWLAERVAPTGSVLATDVKPQRIPRRPGLTVVRHDVTSDPLPESEFDLVVARLVLRHLPQRIEVLGRLVRALKPGGLLQIDEFDTSYEPPLVTPDERSRQVYEDFIAAKDAVMRAAGVEPAFGRHVAAAMRDAGLVDIDPRPFIQLRRAGSADLEQLVNHTFHLGDALVAAGMTDERLAEVRSAMRDPSFLAASSVMYSVHGTRPLDGAFR from the coding sequence GTGCCAGTCACCGACACCGGCGAGCAGGCCGGTTACGTCTTCGACAACGACAACGCGCACAGCGGCGGCCACCACCGTTTCCTCGCCTCGGCGCACGATCCGATGACAATCGCGAGGCTGGCCGAGACCGGCGTGGGCTCCGGGTGGCGGTGCCTGGAGGTCGGCGCCGGGGGCGGCAGCGTCGCGGTGTGGCTGGCCGAACGGGTCGCGCCGACGGGCAGCGTGCTGGCCACCGACGTGAAGCCGCAGCGCATCCCGCGGCGTCCCGGGCTGACCGTCGTCCGGCACGACGTGACCAGCGATCCGCTGCCGGAGTCGGAGTTCGACCTCGTCGTCGCGAGACTCGTGCTGCGCCACCTGCCGCAGCGAATCGAGGTGCTGGGCAGGCTCGTCCGCGCACTCAAACCCGGGGGACTGCTCCAGATCGACGAGTTCGACACCTCCTACGAGCCGCCGCTGGTCACGCCGGACGAGCGGTCGCGGCAGGTGTACGAGGATTTCATCGCCGCCAAGGACGCGGTGATGCGCGCGGCGGGAGTCGAGCCCGCGTTCGGCAGGCACGTCGCCGCGGCGATGCGCGACGCGGGGCTGGTCGACATCGACCCGCGGCCGTTCATCCAGCTCCGCCGCGCCGGATCGGCCGATCTGGAGCAGTTGGTCAACCACACGTTCCACCTCGGGGACGCGCTGGTCGCGGCGGGCATGACCGACGAGCGGCTCGCCGAGGTCAGGTCCGCGATGCGCGACCCGTCCTTCCTCGCCGCCTCCAGCGTCATGTACTCCGTGCACGGCACCCGCCCACTGGACGGTGCGTTCCGATGA